One segment of Scyliorhinus torazame isolate Kashiwa2021f chromosome 14, sScyTor2.1, whole genome shotgun sequence DNA contains the following:
- the LOC140390136 gene encoding LOW QUALITY PROTEIN: uncharacterized protein (The sequence of the model RefSeq protein was modified relative to this genomic sequence to represent the inferred CDS: inserted 2 bases in 1 codon), giving the protein MEAKPFTCEVCNRTFTRSSTLVNHRRIHTGEKPFKCEVCDQAFTWPTNLLQHRRLHTGEKPFKCEVCDKPFAQSSALVDHRRIHTGEKPFMCEVCAKSFSQLSSLRAHRRIHTGEKPFTCEVCDRSFLHSSHFRVHQRIHDGEKPFICEVCNKAFTNSTNLLMHQRIHTGEKPFRCEICEKVFSHSSALLSHQRIHTGKKPFKCEVCDRAFAHSSTLVNHRRIHTGEKPFMCKVCKEGFAQLSRLVSHQRIHTGEKPFSCEVCDKSFSRSSTLREHQHIHTGEKPFTCEVCKKSFSHSSHFRVHQRIHTGEKPFTCKMCQKSFSRSSSLRRHQHIHKGXKPFKCEVNDKDDRNSFNLLFHQRIPRWEKFVQSEI; this is encoded by the exons ATGGAAGCGAAACCGTTCACATGTGAGGTGTGCAATCGAACCTTCACACGTTCATCGACACTTGTAAATCACCGACGCATTCACACCGGAGAGAAGCCCTTCAAGTGTGAGGTATGTGACCAAGCTTTTACATGGCCAACAAATCTCTTGCAACACCGACGCctgcacactggggagaaacccttCAAATGTGAGGTGTGTGATAAACCCTTTGCACAATCATCGGCCCTGGTGGATCACCGGcgcattcacacaggagagaaaccgttCATGTGTGAGGTGTGTGCTAAATCATTCTCACAGTTATCATCGCTCCGCGCACACcgacgcattcacacaggggagaaacctttcacatgtgaggtgtgtgacagaTCATTCTTGCACTCATCTCACTTCCGTGTTCACCAGCGCATTCACGATGGTGAGAAACCTTTCATTTGTGAGGTGTGTAACAAAGCCTTCACAAACTCAACCAACCTCCTGATGCACCAAcgtattcacacaggggagaaacccttcagaTGTGAGATATGTGAGAAGGTTTTCAGCCACTCCTCTGCACTGCTGAGCCACCAGAGGATCCACACAGGGAAGAAACCCTTCAAATGTGAGGTGTGTGACCGAGCCTTCGCACATTCATCGACGCTCGTGAATCACCGACGcatccacactggggagaagccgttcatgtgTAAGGTGTGTAAGGAGGGCTTTGCTCAGTTATCACGCCTGGTGagtcaccaacgcattcacaccggggagaaaccattctCGTGTgaagtgtgtgacaaatcattctcacgaTCATCAACTCTTCGCGAACACCAAcatattcacacaggggagaagccgttcacctgtgaGGTGTGCAAAAAATCATTCTCACACTCATCTCACTTTCGTGTACACCAAcgtattcacacaggagagaaaccattcacctgcaagATGTGTCAGAAATCATTCTCACGGTCATCATCCCTCCGccgacaccaacacattcacaagGG GAAACCGTTCAAATGTGAGGTGAATGACAAAGATGACAGAAACTCGTTTAACCTCCTGTTCCATCAAAGAATTCCCAGATGGGAGAAATTCGTCCAGTCTGAGATTTAG